A window of the Lolium perenne isolate Kyuss_39 chromosome 7, Kyuss_2.0, whole genome shotgun sequence genome harbors these coding sequences:
- the LOC127314547 gene encoding B3 domain-containing protein Os07g0183300/Os07g0183600 — translation MGVGDSVVFIRGGGDQSLMIESRPQQPPANLWVQQPHDELTESSELASLGVTFRVTYYPGRRSCSPFVVPRGAVDEAMRKQWEPDMQVRMRPSDLVLRAGDTHGAATMEDTKGTIKAVITVPVWRNLQIDLDGSSSNSPPVTKNMWEVESLHPQPPVAKRTKKATDPGPSRDDESKEPVTALRLGIH, via the exons ATGGGTGTGGGTGACAGCGTGGTGTTCATCCGTGGCGGCGGCGACCAGAGTCTGATGATCGAGTCTCGTCCCCAGCAGCCGCCTGCTAACCTGTGGGTGCAGCAGCCGCATGACGAACTGACCGAATCATCGGAGCTTGCCAGTCTAGGGGTTACATTCAGGGTCACGTACTACCCAGGGAGGCGTTCTTGCTCACCGTTCGTCGTGCCTCGAGGGGCTGTCGATGAAGCCATGCGCAAGCAATGGGAGCCAGACATGCAGGTGCGCATGCGGCCAAGTGATCTGGTGCTACGCGCCGGGGACACCCACGGCGCCGCGACCATGGAAGACACAAAAGGGACCATCAAGGCGGTGATCACCGTCCCCGTGTGGCGGAACCTCCAG ATTGATCTTGATGGATCATCGTCGAATTCGCCTCCCGTCACCAAGAACATGTGGGAGGTCGAATCTCTCCATCCCCAACCTCCTGTTGCCAAGAGGACCAAGAAAGCTACTGACCCAGGGCCCTCGCGTGACGATGAGTCGAAAGAACCTGTGACGGCGCTGAGGTTGGGAATACATTGA